A stretch of DNA from Mucilaginibacter daejeonensis:
GGAGTTCTGCCCCCGGAACAACAGGTCGGTTTTATTGCCCTTGTTTTCACTATTGGTTTTTATCTTTTCTATCAAGGCTGCATAGTCTTGGATATTTATCACTTCCTGAAAAGAATAATTAGGCATATGGAAAGGAATGAATAGTTATTTTGGTGTAACACCTTAAAGTTATCAGTTTTATTGTAACATTTGTCACACAGGCACAGTGTTGTATGGGTTATACTTCTATGCATTCGAACGTATTAAATCAAATGTCATAGATAAAATTGAAAAAAGGTATCGAAATCTCGCAAGGGTAAAGACTTCTGTAGGCAGTGTATCAAATCTCCTATACGCGGTTTATCTACAATAGATAACTATTTATTATCTATATAATTTCACTTGTATAACAAGGCTTTGCAAACCCAAAGCCTTGTTAGGACTGATTGAAAGATGAAATTGTTGTATCTCTGATTATAGCGATAATTTACTTTGAAGCATTTTCATATCTTCCTTCAGCTTCCGTTCTACCACCTTTGCATAAATTTGCGTAGTTGTAATTTTTGTATGCCCTAAAATCTTACTTACTGTCTCAATAGGTACACCATTGGACAATGTTACGGTCGTAGCAAAAGTGTGCCTGGCAATATGGAAAGTAACGTTTTTGATAATGCCGCAGCGATCAGCAATTTCTTTTAGGTAACTATTTACCTTTTGGTTTGATATTTTCGGAAAGACGCGGCCATCATACAGTGAACGTTCGTTGTCTTGATACTTATCAAGTATAGCGAGAGCTTTAGGTAAAAGCGGTACAACAACTGGAATTAAGGTCTTTTCTCGGCATGTCCTGATCCATCGGTCGCCGTCAGCACCTGTTACGATATGCTCCGGTTCCAAGTTACTTACGTCAACATAAGACAAGCCAGTATAACAGCAGAACACAAACATATCCCTAACCATTTCCAAACGCTCAATGCCAAAATTCTTTTCCTCAATAGCTTTCAATTCCAGCTCGCTTAATTGCTCTCTAATAACCTTTTGTATCTTCAATTTGTAAGTAGCGAAGGGGTCATTATTTATCCATTGGAGATTTAATGCGAGGTTAACCATCTTTTTTAAACGGATAATGTGTTTCATTACCCCGTTGTTGTTAAGCGGCTTTTGATGATCTTTAGGTTTATGGTTTCTAAGGAACACTTCGAAGTCTTTGACGAATTTATAGTTCAGCTGATGAAGGTAAATGTCGTTTGCATTATATTGTAATCCTAAGAACTTCAATAAATACCGCTGAGTGACATAATAATGTTTCAGGGTACTCCATTTCAATTCTTCAGTAGAAGTTTCGTTGTGGTAGCTTATAAGGCGGCTCAGCGAATAAACTTCTGCTTCTTCACCGAGATACAGATCTTTAACCGCTTTAGCCGATAACATTTTCCTTTTGATCTGGAGCTCTTTATAACTATTCCCGATGGCAAGCCTTACTTCTTCAAGGTAATTATTAATGGATTTGACTTCGTCTTTATTACCCTTGGCGGCTCCCTTGCCGCCGTCCCAATTTTTGGGATCAACATTCTGTTTTAATGCGATGTAAGCACGCTGCCGATTAACGGTAACGCATGCATAGATGGGTTCTTTTCCGTCTTTCGCTTTGTCAGGACGGGTGGTAAAATGAATACCGAACGACTGTGATGTTTGCATAAAATTTAATTTTTGAGTTTTAATGTTTCATACTTCATCCCGTTTCAGGTAACACAATAGGTAACACAAACACTTTGAAAATTGACTTTAAAACGTAACTTTTAACGTTGTAATAAACTGTATTTCAATTCATTGAGGTGATTTGTGTTACCTAAGTTAAAAACAAAAAACAGGTAGTCGGATAGGTAACGAGAACCTTGGCTTTACAAAGGGTTGGTAAAGGGATAATTAATGAAAAAACCCCTTAAATCGCTGATTTAAGGGGTTTTCGGGGGTAGAGCTGGTCTACTTTGTGCGCCCACCTGGGCTCGAACCAGGGACCAAAAGATTATGAGTCTTCTACTCTAACCGACTGAGCTATAGGCGCGGTTATTTTGGAGATTTTGTTTCCGGCTGCAAAGTTAGATATTTGCAGCAAATCCCCAAATTCTATATGCAAAATATTAAGAACATCATATTTGATTACGGCAACGTGATCTTCAGTATCAACTTTGCCAAGGTGCAACAGGCGTTTAATGCGTTGGGCATCAGTAATGTCGACGAATTCTACGGTCACTTGCAGCAGGATGCCATTTTTGATGCGTTCGACCGCGGGCAGATCACCGCTGCCCAATTTAGGGACAGGATACGTGAGAAAGCTGGCCGGCCCGAATTGACCGATGACGAGATCGATACCGCATGGAACAGCATCTTGGTGGGTATAGCCGAAGGTAACCACGAGCTGTTGCTAAAACTGAAGGACAAGTACCGCACGTTCCTGCTAAGTAATATCAATGATATTCATTATCAATATATTATGAAGTATCTGAAGCGTGATTTTGGCTTTGATAATAACGACCACCTGTTCGAGAAGGCTTACTACTCGCATTTCACGGGAATGCGTAAACCTGAAAAGGCCATATTCGAAAAAGTGCTGAACGAGAACGGCTTAAAGCCCGAAGAGACCTTATTCATTGATGATAGTCCGCAGCATTTGGAAGGGGCTAGGGCGTTGGGGATACATACTTTTTTGATGACAGCTCCCGATACCATACAGTTATTTGCAGAGCGCGAGCGCTTGTTATAACACACTATTCACGTGTTACAGAGCGCGGTATGCAAGAGCATGCCGCGCTTTTTTGTTGAATTTTACAGATATTTCTTGAAAAATGTTGTTTTTTCTTGCTTTTCCGAACGGCCATTGGCCCTGTCAGAGCGTTAAACTGTTACATCGGTGAAACACATTCCGTACACCAAGGGGGGCTTCAACCAAGGTCAATTAAATTTTTGCAGCAACTGTAACATACTTAATTCACATGGCGTCTGTTGGAAAAATTAATTATCACAATAGCACTCATGTCGTCCTTGTCTCGTTCTCTGTACTTACTGATTGTTCTTTTGTTCGTCTTTGTCTCCACAGGCTTTGCCCAAATTAAGCATCAGCTTAGGGGCAAATTGCTGATCAATAATAACCCGGCTTCCGGTATCTCCGTTCATTTGTTGCGGGCCAATGATGGTTCGCTGGTCAAGCTTGAATTGAGCGGTGCCGATGGCGGTTTCCTGTTCGAGGGTATGGCGCCAGGCAAGTACAATGTAGCCATTACCGATATGATGGTGACCGCTTACAGATCAGCAGATATTGAGCTGAATAAAGACCTTGATCTTGGCAACATCACTCTTAACGCGAGTACCACCGCATTGAAAGAAGTGAGCGTACGGTCGGCCAAGCCATTCATTCAGCAACAATATGATCGCACGGTGATCAATGTGGAGGGGAGCATCACGGCCGCGGGGAGCACGGCACTTGAGATATTGCAGCGTGCGCCCGGGGTAACGTTAGACCAGGCCGAGAATATTCGCCTTCGCGGCCGCAGTGGTGTGCTGGTCATGATAGATGGTAAGCAGGTACCCATGACAGGGGAGGACCTGGCTACCTACCTCAAAGGCTTGCCCGCCAACGCGCTCGAACGCATCGACCTCATTACCGAGCCATCGGCCAAGTATGATGCGGCCGGCACCGCAGGTATCATCGATATAAGGCTAAAGCGCAGCAAAACTGCCGGCTGGAATGGCAACGTGACCGCCTCATATGGGCAGGGAAAATTGCCCAAAGGCAATACCGGGTTTGACCTCAGTTACCGCAATAATAAACTCAATGTATTCACATCTTACAATTTTACACGCCGAAGCGACCGCTTGTTGCTCACCTTGCAACGCAGGTTCCTGAATGCTGATGGCAGCCTGCAGAGCGGCTTTGATCAGGACAACTATACTGATAACTTTGTGAATGCCCACTTGGGCCGTTTGGCTGCCAACTACGGTCTATCGTCCAGCACCGTGATAGGTTTTACCTCGAGTTTGTATGCGTCAGACATTCGTACACCCGGCGGTAACTACTCGCTGGCCAAGAACGATCAAGACAAGGGCGTATCATACAGCACCAATAGCTTCCTGAACTATCGCTATCGTACCAACCCGAGCTTTAACCTAAACCTTTTGCACAAGTTAGATACTGCAGGCAGGCAGCTGACCGTCGACCTTGACCAGTCGCGCTTTAACACCCGCGAAGATCAGGATTACACCACCCGGTACTTTGACCTGCAAGGCACCGAGCAGCGCCGGCCGTACCTGCTTATTGGCGACCTTGATGGCTACCTGACCGTTCGTTCGGCAAAGGCCGATTACGTGCAGCCCTTGAAAAACTGGAAGGGCCGCTTTGAGGCCGGCATGAAAAGCAGTTGGGTAAAGACTGATAATGATATCGTTTTTTACGACCGCAGTAGCGGTGCCAATGTGGTCGACCAAAGCAAGACCAATCGTTTTGTTTACAATGAGAACATCAACGCCGCATACGTTAACCTGTCGGGCAACCAGCAACTGTTCAAGTGGCAGGTAGGGGTGCGTGCCGAGCATACGCATAACAAAGGTGTGCAAACCAAGAACGATAGCACCTTCCGCAATAATTACCTACAGTTGTTCCCAAGCGCTTATGGCAGCTATCAACTCAGCAAGAACAGTGAACTGGGCCTTACTTTGAGCCGCCGTATCGATAGGCCCTCATACCGTCAACTCAACCCGTTCCGCTATTACATCAATGATAACACCTATCAAAGCGGCAACCCTTACCTGCAACCGCAGCTCACTTACTCGGCCGAGGTAACGTATACCTGGCAGCAAAAATATATCCTGTCTTACAACTACGCCCGTACCAGTAATTACATCCTGTCGCTACTGATCCCTGAGCTGGGAGCAAACAAGCAGGTTCAAGAGACCAGCCGTAACCTGGCCCGTTTCAATTATCAAAGCGTTAGTTTGAGCATACCTGTTGAGGTAGGGAAGTGGCTTAGCAGTACCAACAACATATTGGCTTACTATGGCCGCTATGTGGGCAACCTGGCCAATACCAACATTCGTAATGGCAGGGTAGCCTTCAACATTAATAGTAACAACCAGTTAAAATTGGGCAAAGGTTGGATGGGAGAGGTAACGGGCAGCTTCCAATCGGCAGAGATACTGGGATTGGAGGATGTACGCTCGATCTGCTACGGAAACGTGGGTATCATGAAGCAACTTTGGAAGAACAAAGCCAATCTAAAACTCAACGTGTCTGACCTGTTCTACACCAACAAAACCCGTGCTACCGACCGTGCCACCGGTTACCTGGAGCATTATGTGCAAACGCGCGATACCCGTGTGGCCACGCTTAGCTTCACCTATCGCTTTGGGAATACCAAAGGCCTGCCTAAACCTAAGAACGGTGGGGCGGAGGAAGAGAAGCGCAGGGCGGGTTAAGCATTGCACCTGTAGGCACATGGACCGCAAAGGATCTGGTTAAGCACCTGCAGTTGTCAAAACTTGCGCAGGCTACCTTGATAGCGCAGCGTATCGCTCACCCAATTGCCTCCCTTCGATCGCCGTTTTACAACAGTATAGCCTAGCTGTTCGCGTTGCTTGCGCTTGGCGCGCAGGTTGTAGTAGAACTCGTGCTCGCCAGTTCTCTTCATGGGGAATATCGCACCCTTGATAGGGTCATATATCTGCATGCTATCGGTATCAGTGTCTCTAAAATTCGTTCTGTACCAGTAAAAGCCATTGGGGAACGAGGTCAATTCCAGGGAGTCGGTACCTGTAGCATTGTACAGTTGTACTTGTCGAGGCGCTCCTAACACCAGGCAACCGGAGACAAAAACGGCTACGGTGCATACGAGGAGTAACGTGCGATGATGGCTCATAAAGCTTAAGTTTAGCTAAATATAAGCAGATCGTGTTCGATCGTCAAACAGTTTTAGTGTTTATCGGTCAGTTCGATACCGTTGATAGGAATGGTCATTTGTAGCTAAGGCTACTCTAATTTAATTGTCAAGTTGTCATGGGCCATATTGTGGCAAGCTATTTGAACATATATATTTGTTAAAACTTAAAATAAAATAGATCATGGCCTTAGAAATTACAGACGCTAACTTCGACGAATTAGTGTTAAAATCAGATAAACCCGTATTAGTTGACTTTTGGGCAGAATGGTGTGGCCCATGTCGTATGGTTGGTCCGGTGGTTGAAGAGATCGCTAAAGATTATGATGGTCAGGCCGTTGTGGGTAAGGTCAATGTTGATAATAACCCAGGAATCTCAATGAAATACGGTATCCGTAACATACCTGCGTTATTGTTCTTCAAGAACGGCGAGATCGTTGACAAACAGATCGGTGCGGTGCCAAAATCAGTACTGACCGAAAAATTAGGTAAGCAATTAGCGTAAGCCAAAGGCATACTTAGCATATACAAAAAGCGTTACTTTGATCAGTAACGCTTTTTTTGTTTTACTTTAGAGGGTACATGGAGCCATTAAATACCAACCAGGAACTGCGCCAGCTGGCCAACCTCGAACTGCTGGCCCGGCAGGTGGTCGAGGGTTTTATTACCGGGTTGCACCAAAGCCCGTTCCATGGTTTTTCTGTAGAGTTTGCCGAACACCGTGCCTACAATAGTGGCAGCTCCATCAAAAATATCGACTGGAAGCTTTTTGCCCGTACCGATAAATTGTTCGTTAAGCAATTTGAGGAGGAGACCAACCTGCGGTGCTATCTGCTGCTCGATACTTCATCAAGCATGAACTATCCTGAAAAGGGAATGAGCAAATTGCTGTACTCGGTGTATGCTATGGCCTCGCTCATGTACCTGTTCAAAAAACAACGCGATGCCTTCGCCCTCGGGCTGTTCACCGATAAGATCGATTGGCTAAGCCAGGCACGCTCTACCTCAACGCACCTGTTCTACCTTTTTGGCCAGCTCGAAAATGCCTATCAGGAACCGCGTACAAAGGCTTTCACCGATCTGAGCAACGTGATCCATCACCTTGCCGAGGAGGTGCACCAACGATCACTGATCATTATATTTAGTGACATGCTGGAGAACAGTATGGATGCGGCCCGCTCGCAAGCCCTTTTCGCGGCGCTGCAACACTTGCGTTATAATAAACATGAGGTGATCGTATTTAATGTGAACGATCGCCTCCACGAACTGGAGTTCGGCTTTGATAACCGCCCGCACCAATTTATTGATATGGAGAGCGGTGAAGAAGTGAAGGTACACCCGGGCCGCGTGCGCGAAAGCTACCGTGCGGCCATTGACAGTTATCGCCATGATCTGGAGCTTAAATGCGCCCAATACCAGGTGGATCTGGTTGATGCCGACATCAATAACGGCTACAACGACCTGCTGAAAGCCTACCTGGTGAAGCGAAACAAAGTGATCTGAGCAACAGGTGAATTTAGTATGAATTGTTAAGATCTTGGGTACGGTGCTTTGTTCCTTATGCTATCGATGTTTATGTACCTGATCAGCCGGGAGCCCTCAGCTTCCGAAGAGAATGGATGGACAGGACCTTTGCCTTTTACCAATATTCGCAACCGGGCGTGGTGCATTTTCTGCCTGCTCATCGGGCTTATATTCCTTACAAGATCTTTGCCCGTGGTATCCGGGTTCTTCTTCCCCGGGTTTTGACACCTGCCTTTTGTGTAAATAAGTATAACTACACAGGGATGTGTTACGTATCAATATGTAAAAAAATCAAACCATCGCCTTTATCATTTGTGTAAATAAATGTCATTTGACCCATTGTTGCGAATTAAAAATTTATGCATTTGTACAGATCAATTATGCTGTTCAAGTGTTATAACAACTAATATTATCCAGTTATATGAGACTTTCTATCGAGCGTAAAGGCGTTAAGGTAAATCCAGATCCCAAACGTGTAATTGCCCGTTTCTTTTTCAATGGTAATGAACGTTCAAAAGATGTGATACAACGTGTGATGGAGGTTGAAGAGGATAAGGTATTTGGCTTGATATCGCCATTACTGCAAGAATACTCCAGCCGTCACCGTAATATTACCCGCGTACTTAACCGCCACTGCGCTAAGTTGAAGCCTTTATTTGGCGAGTTGGGTATCGATTTCGATTCGCTTACGGTGTACCGTAAACTGCTGATCGGTTCATACTTTACTCATGAATACTCGATCGAGTCGGCCGCGTTCTTCAACCCATCTATTGTTGATGACCCCGACCAAAGCGACCTGGAAGAAGGCGAACGCCGCGTGATCATGAGCTTCAGAGCAGTGGGTGAGGGTCACATCTCCTCGATCACCTTTCGCCGCGCTTTATTTGATAAGAATAACAATATCACTGTTTTACCTGCCGGTACCTACATTGACGAGGCCGAGATCGTGCGTAACGCGGTATACAATAAAAAGCTTTTTTTTGAAAAGGCCGTGACCACACAGATCAACATTGATGTGCTGCGCGAGCTGGAAAGCAAACTCGACCATCACTTCGAGTATTCGAACCTGCGAAGAATGATCCTGGATTCGCAAAAGCTACAGGACGATGATATGCGCCGTTTGGAGTACGACAAGGTGTTGTGGCTGGCCGATTCATACTACGAGATCGTGTTCTCTTTGGATACCGATATATCTGACCGGGTGATCTTCCCGATATCTGAATATGAGCGTAAGGGTATCGAGGATGCGCGTTTTGTTAAATTCTTTAACGAGGACGGGAGCTCATCATATTATGCCACTTACACGGCCTATGATGGTTCGCTGATCATGCCTAAGCTATTGCAAACCAACGATTTTATTAATTTCCGCATTATGCCCCTGTATGGCGCCGGTTCGCAAAACAAGAACTTGGCCCTGTTCCCGCGTAAGATCAACGGTAAGTATGTGATGATATCGCGCATTGATGGTTGCAACAACTACATCATGTACTCCGATAAGATCAACGTTTGGGAAGAACCGGCGGTGTTGCAAAAGCCTAAGTTCAATTGGGAGTTTATCCAGATCGGTAACTGCGGTTCGCCTATCGAGACCGAGGACGGTTGGTTAGTGATCACCCACGGTGTAGGCCCGATGCGTAAATATGTACTGGGTGCAAGTTTGCTTAAACTAGACGACCCTGCTGTAGAGATAGGCCGCCTTAAAGAGCCCTTACTTACCCCGAACGCCGAAGAGCGCGAAGGTTACGTACCGAACGTGATCTACTCGTGCGGCTCGGTCGTGCACAATCATAAACTGATCCTACCATACGGCTTTAGCGATTATTCTACCTCTTTTGCTGAAGTGGACCTTAAAACGCTGTTGAATAAATTAAAAGAGGACGGCGTATAAGCCAGATGCTTGATATGCAGACTCGACGTAAAGCTGAGTCTTTACGGTATATCTATAAACAAGAAAGGCTGATCAAAACGATCAGCCTTTCTTGTTTATAGGTCGTCTGTCCTTGCCGAGTCGTGCCAGCGTGAACAAGCTTCTATCAGCCCAATATCTGTTGATATAGTTTGTAGTAATCATCTACCATCTTCTCGCTCGAAAAGTTGGCCACCGCCCAGTCATGGCAGGCCTGGCGGTCGATCCGGCCCAGTTGACCAACAGCTTCTACCGCCTGATTCACATCATTCACCAGGAAACCGGTCTGTTGATCTTTGATCAGTTCAGGCATCGAGCCTTTATTGAATGCGATCACCGGCGTGCCGCAAAGCATCGATTCAGCCACGCTCATACCAAATGGCTCGTTAAAGTTAATGGGGTGCACTAGGGCAGCAGCGCTACCTAAAAGCTCCTTGCGCTTATCAGGACCGGCGTGGCCTACATAAATGATCTGCTCATTGTCAATGAACGGCTCTACACGCTCACGGTAATAATTAACATCCTGAATGATGCCTGCAATGAGCAGCTTACGCCCGGTACGCTTGGCGATCTCTATGGCCTCGGCCGTTCCCTTGTCATGATGTATGCGCCCGAAGTATAACAGGTGCTCATCAGCGTTGGCACTAAAGTCAAATTCACAAGTATTTAAGCCGTTGTAAACGGTACCGATGTAATCCAGCTCCGGGCTACGGTCGGCATTACTGATCGACACATAGTGCGAACTGTCGTTGTACTTTTTATATACCGGAATGATGCGCTGCGATGAAAAACCATGAATGGTGGTGATCACCGGCGTTTTGATCAACCGGGAATAGGTAAGCGGTAAAAAGTCGAAGTTGTTATGGATGAGGTCGAACTGATCGGCCTTTTCCATCAGGTTGCTGATGTGGAGGCATTCCAAAACTTTAGCGTCCTGATTACGCTCCTCTTCGTAACCGGCCTCGCAGATCGCGTCTAACTTGCCAGCGGTCACCGAATCGCCGGTAGCAAAAAGGGTGACATCCGCACCCTTTTTGACCATTCCTTCGGCAATATTTGAAGCGACCTGTTCCCATGGCCCGTAGTGCCTGGGCGGTGTGCGCCAGGCAACGGGAGATAGTACAGCCACTCTCATGTTAGCAAACCTGTACCTTTTGACCCACCTTGTTGTATTCGTACTCCAGCTCAAATGCTTTCAGTACGGTAAGGTGTGATATCATATAAGCTAATGTACTTTCGGCACCCTGGTTACGGTTGATACCAGTGGGCATCAAACCATCGCAGCAGCCTTTTGTTTCGTGATCGTACAATGGCGCACGCAAGGTATTTTCACCCAGGAACCATTTGTAGCTCAGGAACATTTTCTCGATATACTCCGGCTGGCGCAAGGTCTCGTAAGCCTGGAAGTGCATCAGCACCATAGCCA
This window harbors:
- a CDS encoding site-specific integrase, producing MQTSQSFGIHFTTRPDKAKDGKEPIYACVTVNRQRAYIALKQNVDPKNWDGGKGAAKGNKDEVKSINNYLEEVRLAIGNSYKELQIKRKMLSAKAVKDLYLGEEAEVYSLSRLISYHNETSTEELKWSTLKHYYVTQRYLLKFLGLQYNANDIYLHQLNYKFVKDFEVFLRNHKPKDHQKPLNNNGVMKHIIRLKKMVNLALNLQWINNDPFATYKLKIQKVIREQLSELELKAIEEKNFGIERLEMVRDMFVFCCYTGLSYVDVSNLEPEHIVTGADGDRWIRTCREKTLIPVVVPLLPKALAILDKYQDNERSLYDGRVFPKISNQKVNSYLKEIADRCGIIKNVTFHIARHTFATTVTLSNGVPIETVSKILGHTKITTTQIYAKVVERKLKEDMKMLQSKLSL
- a CDS encoding HAD family hydrolase, whose protein sequence is MQNIKNIIFDYGNVIFSINFAKVQQAFNALGISNVDEFYGHLQQDAIFDAFDRGQITAAQFRDRIREKAGRPELTDDEIDTAWNSILVGIAEGNHELLLKLKDKYRTFLLSNINDIHYQYIMKYLKRDFGFDNNDHLFEKAYYSHFTGMRKPEKAIFEKVLNENGLKPEETLFIDDSPQHLEGARALGIHTFLMTAPDTIQLFAERERLL
- a CDS encoding outer membrane beta-barrel protein, whose translation is MLINNNPASGISVHLLRANDGSLVKLELSGADGGFLFEGMAPGKYNVAITDMMVTAYRSADIELNKDLDLGNITLNASTTALKEVSVRSAKPFIQQQYDRTVINVEGSITAAGSTALEILQRAPGVTLDQAENIRLRGRSGVLVMIDGKQVPMTGEDLATYLKGLPANALERIDLITEPSAKYDAAGTAGIIDIRLKRSKTAGWNGNVTASYGQGKLPKGNTGFDLSYRNNKLNVFTSYNFTRRSDRLLLTLQRRFLNADGSLQSGFDQDNYTDNFVNAHLGRLAANYGLSSSTVIGFTSSLYASDIRTPGGNYSLAKNDQDKGVSYSTNSFLNYRYRTNPSFNLNLLHKLDTAGRQLTVDLDQSRFNTREDQDYTTRYFDLQGTEQRRPYLLIGDLDGYLTVRSAKADYVQPLKNWKGRFEAGMKSSWVKTDNDIVFYDRSSGANVVDQSKTNRFVYNENINAAYVNLSGNQQLFKWQVGVRAEHTHNKGVQTKNDSTFRNNYLQLFPSAYGSYQLSKNSELGLTLSRRIDRPSYRQLNPFRYYINDNTYQSGNPYLQPQLTYSAEVTYTWQQKYILSYNYARTSNYILSLLIPELGANKQVQETSRNLARFNYQSVSLSIPVEVGKWLSSTNNILAYYGRYVGNLANTNIRNGRVAFNINSNNQLKLGKGWMGEVTGSFQSAEILGLEDVRSICYGNVGIMKQLWKNKANLKLNVSDLFYTNKTRATDRATGYLEHYVQTRDTRVATLSFTYRFGNTKGLPKPKNGGAEEEKRRAG
- the trxA gene encoding thioredoxin, whose product is MALEITDANFDELVLKSDKPVLVDFWAEWCGPCRMVGPVVEEIAKDYDGQAVVGKVNVDNNPGISMKYGIRNIPALLFFKNGEIVDKQIGAVPKSVLTEKLGKQLA
- a CDS encoding DUF58 domain-containing protein, encoding MEPLNTNQELRQLANLELLARQVVEGFITGLHQSPFHGFSVEFAEHRAYNSGSSIKNIDWKLFARTDKLFVKQFEEETNLRCYLLLDTSSSMNYPEKGMSKLLYSVYAMASLMYLFKKQRDAFALGLFTDKIDWLSQARSTSTHLFYLFGQLENAYQEPRTKAFTDLSNVIHHLAEEVHQRSLIIIFSDMLENSMDAARSQALFAALQHLRYNKHEVIVFNVNDRLHELEFGFDNRPHQFIDMESGEEVKVHPGRVRESYRAAIDSYRHDLELKCAQYQVDLVDADINNGYNDLLKAYLVKRNKVI
- a CDS encoding glycoside hydrolase family 130 protein is translated as MRLSIERKGVKVNPDPKRVIARFFFNGNERSKDVIQRVMEVEEDKVFGLISPLLQEYSSRHRNITRVLNRHCAKLKPLFGELGIDFDSLTVYRKLLIGSYFTHEYSIESAAFFNPSIVDDPDQSDLEEGERRVIMSFRAVGEGHISSITFRRALFDKNNNITVLPAGTYIDEAEIVRNAVYNKKLFFEKAVTTQINIDVLRELESKLDHHFEYSNLRRMILDSQKLQDDDMRRLEYDKVLWLADSYYEIVFSLDTDISDRVIFPISEYERKGIEDARFVKFFNEDGSSSYYATYTAYDGSLIMPKLLQTNDFINFRIMPLYGAGSQNKNLALFPRKINGKYVMISRIDGCNNYIMYSDKINVWEEPAVLQKPKFNWEFIQIGNCGSPIETEDGWLVITHGVGPMRKYVLGASLLKLDDPAVEIGRLKEPLLTPNAEEREGYVPNVIYSCGSVVHNHKLILPYGFSDYSTSFAEVDLKTLLNKLKEDGV
- a CDS encoding glycosyltransferase family 4 protein, encoding MRVAVLSPVAWRTPPRHYGPWEQVASNIAEGMVKKGADVTLFATGDSVTAGKLDAICEAGYEEERNQDAKVLECLHISNLMEKADQFDLIHNNFDFLPLTYSRLIKTPVITTIHGFSSQRIIPVYKKYNDSSHYVSISNADRSPELDYIGTVYNGLNTCEFDFSANADEHLLYFGRIHHDKGTAEAIEIAKRTGRKLLIAGIIQDVNYYRERVEPFIDNEQIIYVGHAGPDKRKELLGSAAALVHPINFNEPFGMSVAESMLCGTPVIAFNKGSMPELIKDQQTGFLVNDVNQAVEAVGQLGRIDRQACHDWAVANFSSEKMVDDYYKLYQQILG